Proteins found in one Brachyspira murdochii DSM 12563 genomic segment:
- a CDS encoding argininosuccinate synthase, which translates to MKKKLVLAYSGGLDTTVIIPWLKENYDYDIIAACVDVGQGTETDGLEEKAIKTGASKYYLVKCEDEFVTDYIYPILKADAVYEDKYLLGTSAARPLIAKKLVEIALKEGASAIAHGATGKGNDQVRFELTVKALAPNLEIIAPWRIWDISSREDEIKYLEERNIPVPMKKDDSYSRDKNLWHLSHEGLELEDPANMPNYEKLLKLSNTIENAPNEAQFVELEFEKGIPVKADGKEFAPADLVKYLNEIGGKHAVGIVDLVENRVVGIKSRGVYETPGGTILYAAHRELEHLCLDRETLSFKAIVANKLTDLVYSGRWFTPLREALSAFVDKTQETVTGKVKLKLYKGNIIPAGASSPYSLYNQSLASFTTGELYNHKDAEGFITLYGLPLKVNALMKEQNKKTGLNN; encoded by the coding sequence ATGAAAAAGAAATTAGTACTAGCCTATTCAGGCGGATTGGACACTACAGTTATTATACCATGGCTTAAAGAAAATTATGACTATGATATCATTGCAGCATGTGTGGATGTAGGTCAGGGAACAGAAACAGACGGACTAGAAGAGAAAGCTATAAAAACCGGGGCTTCAAAATATTATCTAGTAAAATGCGAAGATGAATTTGTTACAGATTATATTTACCCTATACTAAAAGCCGATGCAGTTTATGAGGATAAATATCTTTTAGGTACTTCAGCAGCACGTCCTCTAATAGCAAAAAAACTTGTTGAAATAGCATTAAAAGAAGGGGCTTCTGCCATAGCACATGGAGCTACAGGAAAAGGAAATGATCAAGTAAGATTTGAATTAACAGTAAAAGCATTGGCACCTAATCTTGAAATAATAGCCCCTTGGAGAATATGGGATATATCATCACGCGAAGATGAAATAAAATATTTGGAAGAAAGAAATATACCAGTACCTATGAAAAAAGATGATTCCTATTCCAGAGATAAAAACCTTTGGCATTTATCACATGAGGGTTTAGAGCTCGAAGATCCTGCCAATATGCCTAATTATGAAAAACTTTTGAAATTATCAAATACTATTGAAAATGCTCCTAACGAGGCACAATTTGTGGAATTGGAGTTTGAAAAAGGAATACCTGTTAAAGCAGACGGTAAAGAGTTTGCCCCTGCTGATTTGGTAAAATATTTAAATGAAATAGGCGGAAAACATGCAGTAGGTATAGTTGATTTGGTAGAAAACCGCGTAGTTGGTATAAAATCAAGAGGTGTTTATGAAACTCCGGGCGGAACTATTCTTTATGCTGCACATAGAGAGCTTGAACATCTATGCTTAGACAGAGAAACATTATCATTCAAAGCTATAGTTGCAAACAAATTAACAGACCTTGTATACAGCGGAAGATGGTTTACTCCCCTTCGTGAGGCTTTGAGTGCTTTTGTTGATAAAACTCAGGAAACTGTAACTGGAAAAGTAAAATTAAAACTATATAAAGGCAATATTATACCTGCAGGAGCTTCTTCTCCTTATTCTCTTTATAATCAGAGTTTGGCTAGCTTTACTACAGGCGAATTATACAATCACAAAGATGCTGAAGGCTTTATAACATTATACGGACTTCCTTTGAAAGTTAATGCCTTAATGAAAGAACAAAATAAAAAAACGGGGTTAAATAATTAA
- the argH gene encoding argininosuccinate lyase, with translation MKEKLWGGRFSKALNKEANDFNSSLPFDCKMYKEDILGSIAHAKMLGECSIIPLDESVTIINGLKQILEEIENNKLQFDFELEDIHTQIEKWLIEKVGEVGKKVHTGRSRNDQVALDLRMYLKNETENIKSLILNLISVLISIQKENTKTYMSGYTHLQRAQVITFAHYLGAYVEMFKRDFERLNDAYKRIDVMPLGAGALACSTYNIDNKKTAETLNFKNVMLNSLDAVSDRDFVIETEADLSIIMMHLSRFSEELILYSTSEFKFIEFDDEFTTGSSLMPQKKNPDILELIRGKTGRVYGNLFSILTVMKSLPLAYNKDMQEDKEGIFDSLKNAANCLSILPNVLKTMKINKENMLNSVNEGFLNATEVADYLVRKGIPFRDAHGISGRLVVYCINNNKNLSSLNIEEYKKECSIFEDDIYSFITPEAQIANKTMLGSPNENAVMEVIKINENWLDNNKMS, from the coding sequence ATGAAAGAAAAATTATGGGGGGGACGCTTTTCAAAAGCTCTTAATAAAGAAGCTAATGATTTTAATTCATCATTACCTTTTGACTGTAAGATGTATAAAGAAGATATTTTAGGAAGCATAGCACATGCAAAAATGCTTGGCGAATGCTCTATTATACCTCTTGATGAAAGCGTAACTATAATAAACGGCTTAAAACAAATTTTAGAAGAAATAGAAAATAATAAACTTCAATTCGATTTTGAACTTGAAGATATACATACTCAAATAGAAAAATGGCTTATAGAAAAAGTAGGCGAAGTTGGTAAAAAGGTACATACTGGAAGAAGCAGAAATGATCAGGTAGCCCTTGACCTTAGAATGTATTTAAAAAACGAAACAGAAAATATAAAATCACTTATACTAAATTTAATTTCTGTTTTAATAAGCATTCAAAAGGAAAATACAAAAACATATATGAGCGGCTATACTCATCTTCAAAGGGCACAGGTTATTACATTTGCACATTATTTAGGGGCTTATGTAGAGATGTTTAAAAGAGATTTTGAAAGATTAAATGACGCTTATAAACGTATAGATGTAATGCCTCTCGGAGCTGGTGCTTTGGCATGCTCCACTTACAATATAGACAATAAAAAAACTGCTGAAACATTAAACTTCAAAAATGTAATGCTCAACTCTTTGGACGCTGTATCTGACAGAGATTTTGTTATTGAAACTGAAGCTGATTTATCAATAATTATGATGCATTTAAGCCGATTTTCTGAAGAGCTTATTTTATATTCCACTTCTGAGTTTAAGTTTATAGAGTTTGATGATGAGTTTACAACAGGTTCTAGCCTTATGCCTCAAAAGAAAAACCCAGATATACTTGAACTTATTCGAGGAAAAACTGGTAGAGTATATGGAAACTTATTTTCTATACTAACAGTAATGAAATCTCTCCCTTTGGCATACAATAAAGATATGCAGGAGGATAAAGAGGGAATATTTGACTCTTTAAAAAATGCTGCAAACTGTTTATCTATACTTCCTAATGTATTAAAAACTATGAAGATTAATAAAGAAAATATGCTTAATTCTGTTAATGAAGGATTTTTGAATGCTACAGAGGTCGCTGACTATCTTGTAAGAAAAGGTATTCCTTTTAGAGATGCTCATGGTATATCTGGAAGGCTTGTTGTATACTGCATTAATAATAACAAAAATCTTTCTTCTCTAAATATAGAAGAGTATAAAAAAGAATGCTCTATATTTGAAGATGATATATATTCTTTTATAACTCCAGAGGCACAGATTGCTAATAAAACTATGTTGGGAAGCCCTAATGAAAATGCTGTTATGGAAGTGATAAAAATTAATGAGAATTGGCTTGATAATAATAAAATGAGCTAA
- a CDS encoding LEA type 2 family protein has protein sequence MLKKSLYFALILSIIFFASSCETLQKSAVEITRGYIEDHKPDIKIKKSSISEVKLTDMTLTTLVEIKNNLPFEVPIDKVQIDLVNTSGKTFATANSVETLTIPANEAREVNIDFNAKYLDVFTTAFSAIKSKSFKCTAKTTLTFTVYGMSFSFPYDKEITFVE, from the coding sequence ATGTTAAAAAAATCACTATATTTTGCATTAATATTGAGTATAATATTTTTTGCATCATCTTGCGAAACATTACAAAAATCGGCTGTAGAAATTACAAGAGGCTATATAGAGGATCATAAGCCCGATATAAAAATAAAAAAATCCTCTATTTCCGAAGTTAAATTAACAGACATGACTTTAACTACACTAGTAGAAATAAAAAATAATCTTCCTTTTGAAGTTCCAATAGATAAAGTGCAGATAGATTTAGTTAATACATCTGGTAAAACATTTGCAACAGCTAATTCTGTAGAAACTTTAACAATACCGGCAAATGAGGCTAGAGAAGTAAATATTGATTTTAATGCCAAATATTTAGATGTATTTACCACAGCATTCAGTGCAATAAAAAGTAAAAGCTTTAAATGTACTGCTAAGACCACTTTAACATTTACAGTATACGGCATGTCATTTAGCTTCCCTTATGATAAAGAAATAACATTTGTAGAATAA